In one window of Aceticella autotrophica DNA:
- a CDS encoding YcaO-like family protein: MINYYPSFNHLLREFTILGGNQCGIMQGFTVPVVSSPPDPYLKSITGRMPNYHKLVLKNPTAEMQYHLSGYGMYYEEAMVKYMGESIERYSTVVSTHLAKDRIIYASYEDISKKNNAMPLEYLNIYTAEQQIQLSNLLPAIEPRHATNKDIIGWVKCYSLMNPGEEIWVPSQMIFVGFKKNAEKGEKMFVPSFSTGTASHRTIKEALFNALLEYIQIDAFIIKWYTKMPSKKVIIDGSTILHILKKIKLGDDSSYEVIPLYLTHDIEIPIFGVFLKRKDKKIPYILFGVQGDLDAYNALLRGTMESAAILSLGYYHALYDPEMYNMADYNSAYTDLDTNVLFYASPKNYEKKDNIINELIKDEINLSSLKTQGKTSDINTRIEYIIKELSKVSKYAVYLDMTPPEVSEMGWHVIRVFIPEICGMCLPGFPFGNHPRIKKFGGIKNEFPHPLP; encoded by the coding sequence ATGATTAATTATTATCCTTCTTTTAATCATTTGCTAAGAGAATTTACCATTCTTGGTGGAAATCAATGTGGCATTATGCAGGGTTTCACCGTCCCGGTAGTATCTTCACCGCCAGATCCTTACCTTAAATCAATAACTGGTAGAATGCCAAATTATCATAAACTTGTTCTTAAAAACCCTACTGCTGAAATGCAATACCATTTAAGCGGTTATGGAATGTATTACGAAGAAGCTATGGTTAAATATATGGGAGAAAGCATTGAAAGGTATTCAACGGTTGTATCTACACATCTCGCAAAGGATAGAATTATATATGCCAGTTATGAAGATATTTCAAAAAAAAATAACGCTATGCCTTTAGAATATTTAAACATTTATACAGCGGAACAACAGATACAACTGTCAAACCTTTTGCCAGCAATTGAACCAAGACATGCTACAAACAAAGATATTATAGGGTGGGTTAAATGCTATTCTCTTATGAATCCCGGAGAAGAAATATGGGTACCATCACAAATGATATTTGTAGGTTTCAAAAAAAATGCAGAAAAAGGCGAAAAAATGTTTGTACCTTCCTTCTCTACAGGCACCGCCTCCCACAGAACAATTAAAGAAGCACTATTCAATGCTTTGTTAGAATATATACAGATAGATGCATTTATTATAAAATGGTATACAAAGATGCCTTCTAAAAAAGTAATAATTGATGGCAGTACAATATTACATATCTTAAAAAAAATTAAACTTGGTGATGATTCATCATATGAGGTTATCCCTCTTTATTTGACTCATGATATTGAAATCCCTATATTTGGTGTATTTTTAAAAAGAAAAGATAAAAAAATACCTTATATATTATTTGGTGTTCAAGGAGACCTTGATGCTTATAATGCTTTGTTAAGGGGAACAATGGAGTCTGCAGCAATCTTGTCCCTCGGGTATTATCATGCTTTATATGACCCAGAAATGTACAATATGGCTGACTATAATTCTGCATATACGGACCTTGATACAAACGTCTTGTTTTATGCAAGCCCAAAAAACTATGAAAAAAAAGATAATATAATAAATGAATTAATTAAAGATGAAATTAACTTGTCATCATTAAAAACACAGGGAAAAACAAGCGACATCAATACACGGATTGAATATATAATTAAAGAACTGTCAAAGGTTAGTAAATATGCGGTTTATCTTGATATGACACCCCCGGAAGTTTCTGAAATGGGTTGGCATGTAATAAGGGTATTCATACCAGAAATCTGTGGGATGTGCCTTCCTGGTTTCCCCTTTGGTAATCATCCCCGCATAAAAAAATTTGGAGGAATAAAAAATGAGTTTCCCCACCCCTTACCTTAG
- a CDS encoding CPBP family intramembrane glutamic endopeptidase — protein sequence MTGYICIILSGNTPRGISVNKYWQRQNIIITIFIILIALFEELIFRKIWFDILSSSFGFSILATILLTSLIYGLNHLYFGIYTVLQKIISGALLGTLFCLSGGSVAISFIAHGLENLLISVIGGEQ from the coding sequence ATGACCGGCTATATATGTATCATACTTTCTGGGAATACCCCAAGGGGAATCTCTGTTAACAAATATTGGCAAAGGCAGAACATCATAATAACAATTTTTATAATTTTAATTGCCTTATTCGAGGAATTAATTTTTCGAAAAATTTGGTTTGACATTCTCAGCAGCTCCTTTGGATTCTCTATATTAGCAACAATACTTTTGACTAGTTTGATTTACGGCTTAAATCATTTGTATTTTGGTATATATACAGTATTACAAAAAATTATATCTGGTGCCTTATTGGGAACCTTATTTTGCCTCAGCGGCGGTTCTGTTGCTATAAGTTTTATTGCACATGGACTTGAAAATTTACTAATATCTGTAATAGGAGGTGAACAATGA